A region from the Fusarium verticillioides 7600 supercont3.26 genomic scaffold, whole genome shotgun sequence genome encodes:
- a CDS encoding MFS transporter, SP family, general alpha glucoside:H+ symporter, with translation MAFHAANDADLKEGVDHCEGAKATNADDLHQAQRAAEEERDTAFLKSIKQHRAAVAWSVLLSTAIIMEGYDMKLIGSLNAQPAFTKRYGKQLANGKYEIPAAWQAGLSNGASVGSIIGLYLNGHMSERLGFKKAMLLSLVLMTLAIFIPFFAPSIRVLLVGQIFQGIPWGVFQTLTTAYAAEVCPVHLRGYLTTYVNLCWVIGQFLSAGVLRAMATRSDQWAYRIPFAIQWIWPVPLIIAISFAPESPWWCVRKDRTDDAKANLRRLVDSRTTSAEALDNMVKLMEVTVAQEREAGTGKHYPDCFRGVNRRRTMIACCTWGIQILSGTGLRTYATYFYHQAGLPTTQAFNMSLIQYALGIVGVWISWLMLPYFGRRTMYIWGLVGLDVCLLVMGGLGTRPTTPTLGWTIGSILILYTVVYDITVGPICYALVSEVPASELRSKTVVLARMSYNMLNIVSNVITPYMLNPGAWAWGAKTGFFFAGTCFLSLIFTLLCIPETKNRTYAELNILFQRRIKAWKFAEEKVTLDAEN, from the exons ATGGCTTTCCATGCTGCAAATGATGCAGACCTCAAAGAGGGAGTTGACCATTGTGAAGGAGCAAAAGCTACAAATGCcgatgatcttcatcaagctcagcgcgcggctgaagaagaacgcgaTACCGCGTTCCTCAAGTCTATCAAGCAGCATCGAGCCGCTGTCGCTTGGTCCGTCCTTCTCTCGACTGCAATTATCATGGAGGGATACGATATGAAACTCATCGGATCTCTCAACGCCCAGCCAGCCTTTACCAAGAGATATGGCAAACAACTCGCCAACGGAAAATATGAAATACCTGCTGCCTGGCAAGCTGGTTTGTCCAACGGCGCCTCTGTTGGATCCATCATCGGCCTCTACCTGAACGGACATATGTCTGAACGTctgggcttcaagaaggcaaTGCTATTGTCCCTAGTTCTCATGACTTTGGCAATCTTCATACCATTCTTTGCCCCTAGCATTCGGGTCCTACTGGTTGGGCAGATCTTCCAGGGCATTCCGTGGGGTGTTTTCCAAACTCTGACCACGGCTTATGCAGCTGAGGTCTGCCCCGTCCATCTCCGAGGTTATCTCACAACTTATGTCAACTTATGCTGG GTCATTGGACAGTTTCTATCTGCCGGGGTCTTGCGGGCGATGGCCACCAGATCCGATCAATGGGCTTACCGCATTCCCTTTGCCATCCAATGGATTTGGCCTGTCCCTCTAATCATCGCGATATCATTTGCACCAGAGTCGCCTTGGTGGTGCGTTCGTAAAGATCGTACCGATGATGCTAAAGCTAACCTCCGTCGCCTTGTCGACTCTCGAACCACTTCGGCCGAAGCACTCGATAACATGGTCAAACTTATGGAAGTGACTGTTGCACAAGAGCGAGAGGCCGGGACTGGAAAACACTATCCTGATTGTTTCCGTGGTGTTAACCGGCGACGAACGATGATTGCATGCTGTACCTGGGGAATTCAGATCTTGTCTGGTACCGGCCTGCGAACATATGCGACCTACTTTTATCACCAAGCCGGTCTCCCTACTACTCAAGCCTTCAACATGAGTCTCATCCAGTATGCTCTCGGTATCGTTGGAGTGTGGATTTCCTGGCTCATGCTTCCGTACTTCGGCCGACGAACTATGTACATCTGGGGTCTAGTTGGTCTAGATGTTTGTCTCTTAGTCATGGGTGGACTAGGTACAAGACCAACTACACCTACACTCGGCTGGACTATTGGAAGCATTTTGATTCTCTACACAGTGGTTTACGACATCACTGTCGGTCCTATCTGTTATGCTCTCGTGTCAGAGGTACCAGCATCTGAGCTGCGAAGTAAGACGGTTGTGCTTGCCCGTATGAGTTATAATATGCTCAACATTGTGAGCAACGTTATCACACCTTACATGCTGAACCCAGGTGCTTGGGCGTGGGGAGCCAAGACCGGGTTTTTCTTTGCAGGAACTTGTTTTCTATCTCTCATCTTTACATTGTTGTGTATCCCGGAAACAAAGAATCGTACATATGCTGAGCTGAACATCCTATTTCAGAGGCGGATCAAGGCTTGGAAGTTTGCTGAAGAAAAGGTTACTTTAGATGCTGAGAACTAG